One genomic window of Gallaecimonas sp. GXIMD4217 includes the following:
- the nusA gene encoding transcription termination factor NusA has translation MNKEILLVVDAVSNEKAVPREKIFQALETALATATKKKYEGDIEVRVAIDRKTGDFDTFRRWAIVEDSDEGLEHPFREISLSAARAMEEDDNLQVGDFVEEQIASITFDRITTQTAKQVIVQKVREAERAQVVEQFEDSVGELVTGVVKKSNRDSVIVDLGNNAEAILYRDDMLPRESFRPGDRIRALLYAVKPEARGAQLFLSRTKPAMLTELFRIEVPEIGEELIELKGAARDPGSRAKIAVKTNDRRIDPVGACVGMRGARVQAVSGELDGERVDIVLWDDNPAQFVINAMAPADVASIIVDEDANSMDIAVEESNLAQAIGRGGQNVRLASQLSGWNLNVMTVEDMNKKHQAEAEKLIEGFKAKLDIDDDLAGLLVEEGFSTLEEIAYVPVAEFMEIDGMDEDLVEELRSRAKAALTTAALATEESLEGAEPSEDLLNLEGLERHLAFVLASKGIATLEDLAEQGIDDLADIEELDEEKAGELIMAARNICWFGDESEA, from the coding sequence ATGAACAAAGAAATTCTGCTGGTTGTCGATGCGGTTTCCAACGAGAAGGCGGTGCCGCGGGAAAAGATTTTCCAGGCCCTGGAAACGGCCCTGGCGACAGCCACCAAAAAAAAATACGAAGGCGACATCGAAGTGCGCGTTGCCATCGACCGTAAGACCGGCGACTTCGACACCTTCCGCCGCTGGGCCATCGTTGAAGACAGCGATGAAGGCCTGGAGCATCCCTTCCGGGAGATCTCCCTGTCCGCCGCCCGCGCCATGGAAGAGGACGACAACCTGCAGGTCGGCGATTTCGTCGAAGAGCAGATCGCGTCCATCACCTTTGACCGTATCACCACCCAGACCGCCAAGCAGGTCATAGTGCAGAAGGTCCGTGAGGCCGAGCGTGCCCAGGTGGTGGAGCAGTTCGAAGACAGCGTCGGCGAGCTGGTCACCGGCGTGGTCAAGAAGAGCAACCGCGACAGCGTCATCGTCGATCTCGGCAACAATGCCGAAGCCATCCTCTATCGCGACGACATGCTGCCGCGGGAAAGCTTCCGTCCCGGCGACCGCATCCGTGCCCTGCTGTACGCGGTCAAGCCCGAAGCCCGTGGCGCCCAGCTGTTCCTGAGCCGCACCAAGCCGGCCATGCTGACCGAGCTGTTCCGCATCGAGGTGCCGGAAATCGGCGAAGAGCTGATCGAACTCAAGGGCGCCGCCCGCGACCCGGGCAGCCGCGCCAAGATCGCCGTCAAGACCAACGATCGCCGTATCGACCCGGTCGGTGCCTGTGTCGGCATGCGCGGTGCCCGCGTCCAGGCCGTGTCCGGTGAGCTGGATGGCGAACGTGTCGACATCGTGCTGTGGGACGACAACCCGGCCCAGTTCGTCATCAACGCCATGGCGCCGGCCGACGTGGCCAGCATCATCGTCGACGAAGACGCCAACTCCATGGACATCGCCGTGGAAGAGAGCAACCTGGCCCAGGCCATCGGCCGCGGCGGCCAGAACGTGCGCCTGGCCAGCCAGCTGAGCGGCTGGAACCTGAACGTCATGACCGTCGAGGACATGAACAAGAAGCACCAGGCCGAAGCCGAGAAACTCATCGAAGGCTTCAAGGCCAAGCTGGACATCGACGATGATCTGGCCGGCCTGCTGGTGGAAGAAGGTTTCTCCACCCTGGAAGAAATCGCCTACGTGCCTGTTGCCGAATTCATGGAAATCGACGGCATGGACGAGGACCTGGTCGAAGAGCTGCGCAGCCGTGCCAAGGCGGCACTGACCACCGCAGCCCTGGCCACCGAAGAGTCTCTGGAAGGCGCCGAGCCGTCCGAAGACCTACTGAATCTGGAAGGCCTGGAACGTCACCTGGCCTTCGTCCTGGCCAGCAAGGGGATTGCCACCCTGGAAGATCTGGCCGAGCAAGGTATCGACGACCTCGCCGACATCGAAGAACTGGATGAAGAGAAAGCCGGTGAGCTGATCATGGCCGCCCGCAACATCTGCTGGTTCGGCGATGAGAGCGAGGCATAA
- the rimP gene encoding ribosome maturation factor RimP has protein sequence MAKLEHQLTDMLRPAVEALGFELLGIEHIRAGRHSTVRLYIDHEDGITVDNCAEVSHQVSAVLDVEDPITGEYNLEVSSPGSDRPLFVPAHYERFVGNDIEFRLVVPMGGRRKFKGRLVTVEGDMIRLAYEGKEESFAFSNIEKANLVPTY, from the coding sequence TTGGCAAAGCTGGAACACCAATTGACCGACATGCTGCGTCCGGCAGTGGAAGCCCTGGGCTTCGAGCTGCTGGGCATCGAACATATTCGTGCCGGCCGGCACTCCACTGTGCGTCTTTATATCGACCACGAAGACGGCATCACCGTGGACAACTGCGCCGAGGTGAGTCATCAGGTCAGCGCTGTTCTGGATGTCGAAGATCCCATCACCGGTGAATACAACCTGGAAGTGTCCTCACCGGGCTCCGATCGACCCCTGTTCGTGCCGGCCCATTACGAGCGTTTTGTCGGCAATGACATCGAATTCCGCCTTGTCGTTCCCATGGGCGGCCGGCGCAAGTTCAAGGGGCGGCTGGTGACCGTGGAAGGTGACATGATCCGCTTGGCTTATGAAGGCAAGGAAGAGAGTTTCGCCTTCAGCAATATCGAAAAGGCCAACCTGGTTCCCACTTATTGA
- the infB gene encoding translation initiation factor IF-2: MADVTVEKLATDVGTPVDRLIQQFAEVGFKKSAGDAVSEEEKTQLLNHLKQQHGGDAAEPSKLTLTRKSKSTLSVQGAGGKAKAVQVEVRKKRTYVKRSAVEEQARIEAEEAAKREAEEKAKREAEERAKREAEEKAKREAEEKARKEAAKAKKAEQPKASKKDDAEAQRLKAEAEALKKAQEQEALRKAEEDARKAEEEARRLAEESEKRLAEEAKKAKKVEEDEKSSTYVKEAEAQADRESEGRRRAKKGGKRGNDRRERESDRRTRGRRVKGRTPSSMQHGFNKPAQPVTREVVIGETVTVGELASKMAVKATEVIKAMMKMGAMATINQVIDQETAQLVAEEMGHKVVLRKENELEEAVLSDRDTEAQAEPRAPVVTIMGHVDHGKTSLLDYIRQAKIAAGEAGGITQHIGAYHVEHEKGMITFLDTPGHAAFTAMRARGAKATDIVILVVAADDGVMPQTKEAVQHAKAAGVPLIVAVNKCDKPEADPDRVKNELAQLDVLPEDWGGDVQFVHVSAKTGQGIDDLLDGILLQSELLELTAVEEGMASGVVIESRLDKGRGPVATVLVQSGTLKQGDVVLCGLEYGRVRAMRDEYGKEIKEAGPSIPVEILGLSGVPAAGDEATVVRDEKKAREVALYRQGKFRDVKLARQQKAKLENMFANMAEGEVAELNVVLKADVQGSVEAISDSLLKLSTDEVKVNIVGSGVGGITETDATLAAASNAIVLGFNVRADASARKVVEAESLDLRYYSVIYELLDEVKQAMTGMLAPEFKQEIIGLAEVRDVFKAPKIGAVAGCMVTEGVVKRSAPIRVLRDNVVIYEGELESLRRFKDDVNEVRAGYECGIGVKNYNDVRVGDQIEVFETVQVERTL; encoded by the coding sequence ATGGCAGATGTCACAGTTGAAAAACTTGCCACTGATGTAGGTACGCCGGTTGATCGCCTGATCCAACAGTTTGCCGAAGTGGGCTTCAAGAAGTCCGCCGGTGATGCGGTGAGCGAAGAGGAAAAGACCCAACTGCTCAACCACCTCAAGCAGCAGCACGGCGGCGATGCCGCCGAGCCCAGCAAGCTGACCCTGACCCGCAAGTCCAAGAGCACCCTGTCCGTGCAGGGTGCTGGCGGCAAGGCCAAGGCCGTTCAGGTAGAGGTGCGCAAGAAGCGCACCTACGTCAAGCGCAGTGCCGTAGAAGAGCAGGCCCGCATCGAGGCCGAAGAGGCTGCCAAGCGTGAGGCCGAGGAAAAGGCCAAGCGCGAGGCCGAAGAGCGTGCCAAGCGAGAGGCCGAGGAAAAGGCCAAGCGTGAAGCCGAGGAAAAGGCCCGCAAGGAAGCCGCCAAGGCCAAGAAGGCCGAGCAGCCCAAGGCGAGCAAGAAGGACGACGCCGAGGCCCAGCGCCTGAAGGCGGAAGCCGAGGCCCTCAAGAAGGCCCAGGAGCAGGAAGCCCTGCGCAAGGCCGAAGAGGACGCCCGCAAGGCCGAGGAAGAAGCCCGCCGCCTGGCCGAGGAAAGCGAAAAGCGCCTGGCCGAGGAAGCCAAGAAGGCCAAGAAGGTGGAAGAGGACGAGAAGTCCAGCACCTACGTCAAGGAAGCCGAAGCCCAGGCCGACCGCGAATCCGAAGGACGCCGTCGCGCCAAGAAGGGCGGCAAGCGTGGCAACGACCGCCGTGAGCGTGAGTCCGATCGCCGTACCCGTGGCCGCCGCGTCAAGGGCCGTACCCCGTCTTCCATGCAGCACGGCTTCAACAAGCCGGCCCAGCCCGTGACCCGTGAAGTGGTCATCGGCGAGACCGTCACCGTCGGCGAGCTGGCCAGCAAGATGGCCGTCAAGGCCACCGAGGTCATCAAGGCGATGATGAAGATGGGCGCCATGGCCACCATCAACCAGGTCATCGACCAGGAGACCGCTCAGCTGGTCGCCGAGGAGATGGGCCACAAGGTGGTGCTGCGCAAGGAGAACGAGCTGGAAGAGGCGGTGCTGTCCGATCGCGACACCGAAGCCCAGGCCGAGCCCCGTGCCCCCGTGGTCACCATCATGGGTCACGTCGACCATGGTAAGACCTCGCTGCTGGACTACATCCGTCAGGCCAAGATCGCCGCAGGCGAGGCCGGTGGCATCACCCAGCACATCGGTGCCTACCACGTCGAGCACGAGAAGGGCATGATCACCTTCCTGGATACCCCGGGTCACGCCGCCTTTACCGCCATGCGTGCCCGTGGTGCCAAGGCCACCGATATCGTGATACTGGTGGTGGCCGCCGATGACGGCGTCATGCCCCAGACCAAGGAAGCGGTCCAGCACGCCAAGGCCGCCGGCGTACCGCTGATCGTCGCCGTCAACAAGTGCGACAAGCCGGAAGCGGATCCGGATCGGGTCAAGAACGAACTGGCCCAGCTGGACGTACTGCCGGAAGACTGGGGTGGCGACGTGCAGTTCGTGCACGTGTCCGCCAAGACCGGCCAGGGCATCGACGACCTGCTGGACGGCATCCTGCTGCAGTCCGAACTGCTGGAGCTGACCGCCGTCGAAGAAGGCATGGCCTCCGGTGTGGTCATCGAATCCCGCCTCGACAAGGGCCGTGGCCCGGTTGCCACCGTGCTGGTCCAGTCCGGTACCCTCAAGCAGGGCGACGTCGTCCTCTGCGGCCTGGAGTACGGCCGGGTTCGTGCCATGCGTGACGAATACGGCAAGGAGATCAAGGAAGCCGGTCCCTCCATCCCGGTGGAAATCCTCGGCCTGAGCGGTGTACCCGCCGCCGGTGACGAAGCCACGGTGGTACGTGACGAGAAGAAGGCCCGCGAGGTTGCCCTCTATCGCCAGGGCAAGTTCCGCGACGTCAAGCTGGCCCGCCAGCAGAAGGCCAAGCTGGAGAACATGTTCGCCAACATGGCCGAGGGCGAGGTCGCCGAGCTGAACGTGGTATTGAAGGCCGACGTACAGGGCTCCGTGGAAGCCATCTCCGACTCTCTGCTGAAGCTCAGCACCGACGAGGTGAAGGTGAACATCGTCGGCTCCGGTGTCGGTGGTATCACCGAGACCGACGCCACCCTGGCCGCCGCCTCCAACGCCATCGTGCTGGGCTTCAACGTCCGTGCCGATGCCAGCGCCCGTAAGGTGGTCGAGGCCGAGAGCCTGGATCTGCGCTACTACAGCGTCATCTACGAGCTGCTGGACGAGGTCAAGCAGGCCATGACCGGCATGCTGGCGCCCGAGTTCAAGCAGGAGATCATCGGCCTGGCCGAGGTCCGCGACGTGTTCAAGGCACCGAAGATCGGCGCCGTGGCCGGCTGTATGGTCACCGAAGGTGTGGTCAAGCGTTCCGCCCCCATCCGCGTGCTGCGTGACAACGTGGTCATCTACGAAGGCGAGCTGGAATCCCTGCGCCGCTTCAAGGATGACGTCAACGAGGTCCGCGCCGGTTACGAATGTGGTATCGGCGTGAAGAACTACAACGACGTTCGCGTCGGCGACCAGATCGAAGTCTTCGAGACGGTCCAGGTCGAACGGACCCTGTAA
- the rbfA gene encoding 30S ribosome-binding factor RbfA, producing MAKEFSRTRRVGQEIQREVALILQREVKDPRIGMVTVSSVEVSRDLSHAKVYVTLFEQDEEKLRESLRGLREATPYIRSLIGSRVRMRVVPELKFVHDTSLIDGMKLSNKVSQAIAEDEAKRERFGSDEEDEA from the coding sequence ATGGCAAAAGAATTCAGTCGTACCCGCCGTGTCGGCCAGGAGATCCAGCGTGAAGTGGCGCTGATCCTGCAACGGGAGGTCAAGGACCCCCGCATCGGCATGGTCACAGTGTCCAGCGTCGAGGTGAGCCGGGATCTGTCCCACGCCAAGGTCTATGTCACCCTGTTCGAGCAGGACGAAGAGAAGCTGCGCGAGTCCCTGCGGGGCCTGCGTGAGGCCACCCCCTACATCCGCAGCCTGATTGGCTCCCGGGTGCGCATGCGGGTGGTGCCGGAGCTCAAGTTCGTCCACGACACCTCCCTCATCGACGGCATGAAGCTGTCCAACAAGGTGTCCCAGGCCATCGCCGAGGACGAGGCCAAGCGTGAGCGCTTCGGCTCCGACGAGGAGGACGAGGCATGA
- the secG gene encoding preprotein translocase subunit SecG, with protein MYEVLLVVYLLVALALIGLVLIQQGKGADMGASFGAGASNTVFGASGSGNFLSRSTAIAAVAFFTLSLVLGNMTANRAKPDTEWQNLEQPAVEEVQQAPQDGSDVPTN; from the coding sequence ATGTACGAAGTGTTGTTAGTGGTTTACCTGCTCGTGGCGCTGGCCCTGATCGGTCTGGTGCTTATCCAGCAAGGCAAAGGCGCCGACATGGGTGCGTCCTTTGGAGCAGGGGCCTCAAATACGGTTTTTGGTGCGAGCGGTTCTGGCAATTTCTTGTCACGCTCCACCGCAATAGCGGCGGTTGCCTTTTTTACCCTTAGCCTGGTGCTGGGTAATATGACAGCCAACAGGGCCAAGCCTGATACTGAATGGCAAAACCTGGAACAGCCTGCTGTAGAAGAAGTACAGCAAGCGCCGCAAGACGGTTCGGACGTTCCGACCAACTAA
- the truB gene encoding tRNA pseudouridine(55) synthase TruB — MSRRRPKGRPVDGILLLDKPKGLSSNEALQQVKYIYFAQKAGHTGALDPLATGMLPICFGEATKFSQFLLDSDKAYTVVAKLGVRTTTSDADGEVVSERPVNVELADLLEALDQFRGPIEQVPSMYSALKYQGKPLYKYAREGIEVPREARPITIYKLTLVRFEGDELELDVHCSKGTYIRTLVDDLGEVLGCGAHVAELRRTGVSGYPIERMVTLDRLEGLLAKAREDGVPPSQYLDALLLPMDTAVQDLPEVNLQESTAFYLRQGQAVQVSGAPLAGHVRLTVGEGRDYIGVGEIDDDGKVAPRRMVTTA, encoded by the coding sequence ATGAGCCGCCGTCGTCCCAAGGGTCGCCCGGTAGACGGCATCCTGCTGCTGGACAAGCCCAAGGGGCTGTCCTCGAACGAGGCCCTGCAGCAGGTGAAGTACATCTACTTTGCCCAGAAGGCCGGCCACACCGGTGCCCTGGATCCCCTGGCCACCGGCATGCTGCCGATCTGCTTCGGCGAGGCCACCAAGTTCTCCCAGTTTCTGCTGGACTCCGACAAGGCCTACACCGTAGTGGCCAAGCTGGGGGTGCGCACCACCACCTCGGACGCCGACGGTGAGGTGGTCAGCGAACGGCCGGTCAATGTCGAGCTGGCTGACCTGCTGGAGGCCCTGGACCAGTTCCGCGGCCCCATAGAGCAGGTACCGAGCATGTACTCGGCCCTCAAGTACCAGGGCAAGCCCCTGTACAAGTACGCCCGCGAGGGCATCGAGGTGCCCCGGGAGGCCAGGCCCATCACCATCTACAAGCTGACCCTGGTCCGCTTCGAAGGTGACGAGCTGGAACTGGACGTGCACTGCTCCAAGGGCACCTACATCCGTACCCTGGTCGACGACCTGGGCGAGGTGCTGGGCTGTGGCGCCCATGTGGCCGAGCTGCGTCGTACCGGCGTATCCGGCTACCCCATAGAGCGCATGGTCACCCTGGATCGCCTGGAAGGCCTGCTGGCCAAGGCCAGGGAAGACGGGGTGCCGCCCAGCCAGTACCTGGACGCCCTGCTGTTGCCCATGGACACGGCGGTGCAGGACCTGCCCGAGGTCAACCTGCAGGAATCCACCGCCTTCTACCTGCGCCAGGGCCAGGCGGTCCAGGTCAGCGGTGCGCCCCTGGCGGGCCATGTGCGCCTGACCGTGGGAGAGGGCAGGGACTACATCGGCGTCGGCGAGATCGACGACGACGGCAAGGTCGCGCCGCGGCGCATGGTGACCACGGCCTGA
- the rpsO gene encoding 30S ribosomal protein S15, with protein MSLTAEQKAQIVADFARGQNDTGSPEVQVALLSAQINDLQGHFKEHKKDHHSRRGLLRMVSQRRKLLDYLKKKDVERYAALISKLGLRR; from the coding sequence ATGTCACTAACTGCTGAACAGAAAGCTCAAATCGTTGCTGATTTCGCCCGTGGTCAAAACGACACCGGTTCCCCGGAAGTCCAGGTTGCTCTGCTGAGCGCCCAGATCAACGATCTGCAAGGTCACTTCAAAGAGCACAAGAAAGATCACCACAGCCGTCGTGGTCTGCTGCGCATGGTTTCCCAGCGTCGTAAGCTTCTGGACTACCTGAAGAAGAAAGACGTTGAGCGTTACGCTGCGCTGATCAGCAAGCTGGGTCTGCGTCGTTAA
- the glmM gene encoding phosphoglucosamine mutase has product MSSRKYFGTDGVRGRVGEFPITPEFALRLGFAAGKVLARQGTNKVLIGKDTRISGYMLESALEAGLSAAGLDIELLGPMPTPAVAYLTRTFRAEAGIVISASHNPYHDNGIKFFSADGTKLPDEVELAIETELDKPMTGISSEKLGKARRLDDAAGRYIEFCKSNFPSQLSLRGLRLVVDCAHGATYHIAPAVLRELGAEVIPMGVAPDGFNINDGVGATDTKAMAAKVVELRADMGIALDGDGDRLMMVDHQGKLVDGDQLIFIIAKHLHDRGELVGGVVGTLMSNLGMEVALKALGIDFVRAKVGDRYVLELLKKHGWQLGGESSGHIISLDHTTTGDGVVAALQVLAAVIQSGHKLAELAAAMPKYPQKLINVRFQKGQDPLAAEPVKTVVAEVELELGEAGRVLLRKSGTEPLIRVMVEGRDAQQVNDCAERIAGQVQAAAQ; this is encoded by the coding sequence GTGAGCAGTCGCAAATATTTCGGTACCGACGGCGTGCGCGGCCGCGTCGGCGAATTTCCCATCACCCCCGAATTTGCCCTCAGGCTGGGCTTTGCCGCCGGCAAGGTGCTGGCGCGCCAGGGCACCAACAAGGTGCTGATCGGCAAGGACACCCGCATCTCCGGCTACATGCTGGAATCGGCCCTGGAGGCGGGCCTGTCCGCCGCCGGCCTGGACATCGAGCTGCTGGGCCCCATGCCGACCCCGGCCGTGGCCTACCTGACCCGGACTTTCAGGGCCGAGGCCGGTATCGTCATCAGCGCCTCCCACAATCCCTACCACGACAACGGCATCAAGTTCTTCTCCGCCGACGGCACCAAGCTGCCGGACGAGGTGGAGCTGGCCATCGAGACCGAACTGGACAAGCCCATGACCGGCATCAGTTCCGAGAAGCTGGGCAAGGCCAGGCGCCTGGACGACGCCGCCGGCCGCTACATCGAATTCTGCAAGTCCAACTTCCCGTCCCAGCTGTCCCTGCGCGGCCTGCGCCTGGTGGTGGACTGCGCCCATGGCGCCACCTACCACATAGCCCCGGCGGTACTGCGTGAGCTGGGCGCCGAGGTGATCCCCATGGGCGTGGCCCCGGATGGCTTCAACATCAACGATGGCGTCGGCGCCACCGACACCAAGGCCATGGCCGCCAAGGTGGTGGAGCTGCGCGCCGACATGGGCATCGCCCTGGACGGTGACGGCGACCGCCTGATGATGGTGGATCACCAAGGAAAACTGGTCGACGGCGACCAGCTGATCTTCATCATCGCCAAGCATCTGCACGACAGGGGCGAGCTGGTCGGCGGCGTGGTCGGTACCCTGATGTCCAACCTGGGCATGGAGGTGGCCCTCAAGGCCCTGGGTATCGACTTCGTCCGTGCCAAGGTCGGCGACCGCTATGTGCTGGAGCTGCTGAAGAAACATGGCTGGCAACTGGGGGGCGAGTCCTCCGGGCACATCATCAGCCTGGATCACACCACCACAGGTGACGGCGTGGTGGCGGCCCTGCAGGTGCTGGCGGCGGTGATCCAGTCCGGCCACAAGCTGGCCGAGCTGGCGGCGGCCATGCCCAAGTATCCCCAGAAGCTGATCAATGTCCGTTTCCAGAAGGGCCAGGATCCGCTGGCCGCCGAGCCGGTCAAGACTGTGGTGGCCGAGGTGGAATTGGAGCTGGGCGAGGCGGGCCGGGTGCTGCTCAGGAAATCCGGTACCGAGCCGCTGATCCGGGTGATGGTGGAAGGCCGCGATGCCCAGCAGGTCAACGACTGCGCCGAGCGCATCGCTGGACAGGTGCAGGCGGCTGCCCAATAA
- the pnp gene encoding polyribonucleotide nucleotidyltransferase, with product MNPITKSFQYGEHTVTIETGAIARQASAAVMVSMDDTVVLVSVVGKKEADESRDFFPLTVNYQERTYAAGKIPGGFFKREGRPSEGETLTARLIDRPIRPLFPNGFKNEVQVVATVVSVNPQVSPDIVAMIGTSAALALSGIPFAGPIGAARVGYINDNFVLNPTRDELAGSKLDLVVAGTEGAVLMVESEAELLHEDVMLDAVMYGHEQLQTVIKAINELAAEAGQPRWDWQAPVENTALLDKVTELAWDRLGEAYRIVDKMERYSAIGALKSEIVEQLTADDAELSAKEIGDIFSKVEKKLVRGRVLAGEPRIDGRDPQMVRALNVATGVLPRTHGSAIFTRGETQALVTATLGTERDAQIIDEITGERTDRFLMHYNFPPYCVGETGMMGSPKRREIGHGRLAKRGVLAVMPKGDDFPYTVRVVSEITESNGSSSMASVCGTSLALMDAGVPITASVAGIAMGLVKEGDNYVVLSDILGDEDHLGDMDFKVAGSREGVTALQMDIKIEGITRDIMKVALKQAHDARIHILGVMDQALAGPREEISHYAPRIHVMRINPEKIRDVIGKGGTTIRQLTEETGTTIEIEDDGTIKIAAVDNSQAQDAISRIEALTADVEVGRIYDGTVTKIVDFGAFVAILPGKEGLVHISQVADKRIDNVADYVNVGDKVKVKCLEVDRQGRVRLSMKEAMPKAEAPAEEAAEQEQPAGE from the coding sequence GTGAATCCCATCACCAAGAGCTTCCAGTACGGTGAGCACACCGTCACCATCGAAACCGGCGCCATCGCCCGTCAAGCCTCCGCCGCCGTCATGGTCAGCATGGACGACACCGTCGTGCTGGTTAGCGTGGTTGGCAAGAAAGAAGCCGACGAGTCTCGCGATTTCTTCCCCCTGACCGTGAACTACCAGGAAAGGACCTACGCTGCTGGTAAGATCCCGGGTGGCTTCTTCAAGCGTGAGGGCCGTCCCTCCGAAGGTGAGACACTGACCGCTCGCCTCATCGACAGGCCGATCCGTCCGCTGTTCCCCAACGGTTTCAAGAACGAAGTCCAGGTGGTTGCCACCGTGGTCTCCGTCAACCCCCAGGTGAGCCCGGACATCGTTGCCATGATCGGCACCTCCGCGGCCCTGGCCCTGTCCGGCATCCCCTTCGCCGGCCCCATCGGTGCCGCCCGTGTTGGTTACATCAACGATAACTTCGTACTGAACCCCACTCGTGACGAGCTGGCCGGCTCTAAGCTGGATCTGGTCGTGGCCGGTACCGAAGGCGCCGTGTTGATGGTGGAATCCGAAGCCGAACTGCTGCACGAAGACGTGATGCTGGACGCCGTGATGTACGGTCACGAGCAGCTGCAGACCGTCATCAAGGCCATCAACGAGCTGGCCGCCGAAGCCGGCCAGCCCCGTTGGGACTGGCAGGCACCTGTCGAGAACACCGCCCTGCTGGACAAGGTCACCGAGCTGGCCTGGGACCGTCTGGGCGAAGCCTACCGCATCGTCGACAAGATGGAGCGCTACAGCGCCATCGGCGCCCTGAAGAGCGAGATCGTCGAGCAGCTGACCGCCGATGACGCCGAGCTGAGCGCCAAGGAGATCGGTGACATCTTCTCCAAGGTCGAGAAGAAGCTGGTTCGTGGCCGCGTCCTGGCCGGCGAGCCCCGCATCGACGGCCGTGACCCGCAGATGGTCCGCGCCCTGAACGTGGCCACCGGCGTGCTGCCCCGTACCCACGGCTCCGCCATCTTCACCCGTGGCGAGACCCAGGCCCTGGTCACCGCCACCCTGGGCACCGAGCGCGACGCCCAGATCATCGACGAGATCACCGGCGAGCGCACCGACCGCTTCCTGATGCACTACAACTTCCCTCCCTACTGCGTAGGCGAGACCGGCATGATGGGCAGCCCCAAGCGCCGCGAGATCGGCCACGGCCGCCTGGCCAAGCGTGGCGTGCTGGCCGTGATGCCCAAGGGCGATGACTTCCCCTACACGGTGCGCGTGGTTTCCGAGATCACCGAATCCAACGGCTCTTCCTCCATGGCCTCCGTGTGCGGTACCTCCCTGGCCCTGATGGACGCCGGTGTGCCGATCACCGCCTCCGTGGCCGGTATCGCCATGGGCCTGGTCAAGGAAGGCGACAACTACGTGGTGCTGTCCGACATCTTGGGTGACGAAGATCACCTGGGCGACATGGACTTCAAGGTGGCCGGCTCCCGCGAAGGCGTCACCGCCCTGCAGATGGACATCAAGATCGAAGGCATCACCCGCGACATCATGAAGGTGGCCCTGAAGCAGGCCCACGACGCCCGTATCCACATCCTGGGTGTCATGGATCAGGCCCTGGCCGGTCCCCGCGAGGAGATCTCCCACTATGCGCCCCGTATCCACGTGATGCGCATCAACCCGGAGAAGATCCGCGACGTCATCGGCAAGGGCGGTACCACCATCCGTCAGCTGACCGAAGAGACCGGCACCACCATCGAGATCGAGGACGACGGCACCATCAAGATCGCCGCCGTCGACAACTCCCAGGCCCAGGATGCCATCAGCCGCATCGAGGCCCTGACCGCCGACGTGGAAGTGGGCCGCATCTACGACGGTACCGTGACCAAGATCGTCGATTTCGGTGCCTTCGTCGCCATCCTGCCCGGTAAGGAAGGCCTGGTGCACATCTCCCAGGTGGCCGACAAGCGCATCGACAACGTTGCCGATTACGTCAACGTGGGTGACAAGGTCAAGGTCAAGTGCCTGGAAGTGGACCGCCAGGGCCGGGTACGCCTGTCCATGAAGGAAGCCATGCCCAAGGCCGAGGCCCCCGCCGAGGAAGCCGCCGAGCAAGAGCAGCCGGCCGGCGAATAA